The following coding sequences are from one Paenarthrobacter ureafaciens window:
- a CDS encoding peptidoglycan bridge formation glycyltransferase FemA/FemB family protein, with protein sequence MEFVLLSDAEFETFAKGHPQGSFIQSMDLTRFQRARGQEVELFGVTQGGSLIAAGKLVYTSNRIGYKVADCAKGPLMDYSDAAAVRFVVEQLKKHAASKKAAELRISPNVKYIARDEDGAEHPEVEDNRPLLKELEGFGFKHQGFDMNFANINWMFIKTLDGIADAEELIMGMNYRTRKAIRKAEKNGVYLEQATLETLDDFYNALKTAGDEKGFTYREREYYEQLLRNTSDEFTKLMMAKINIPEYRASITERLEAESKNLADLKREVEETGSKKKANKVKVVQDLVDSYERSLKDIERFPDSVGVATVAAIHFACSGDELTCVIGGTVQDYIYFNGATSLYWGMMLHALNNGYSRYNFYGTFGIQGQDESGHGGYEFKKGFGGEVVQLIGDFVAPVSPVKYTAYRVARKLAGAAQTVLGNLREPAKLPVIGKFLRKN encoded by the coding sequence ATGGAATTCGTTCTTCTCAGCGACGCTGAATTTGAGACCTTCGCCAAGGGGCACCCCCAGGGAAGTTTTATTCAATCCATGGACCTCACCCGCTTCCAGCGTGCCCGCGGGCAGGAAGTCGAACTGTTCGGCGTCACCCAGGGCGGGAGCCTCATCGCCGCCGGAAAGCTCGTCTACACGTCCAACCGCATCGGTTACAAAGTGGCGGACTGCGCCAAGGGACCACTGATGGACTACAGCGACGCCGCTGCGGTGAGGTTCGTCGTCGAGCAGTTGAAGAAGCATGCCGCCTCGAAGAAGGCGGCGGAACTGCGTATCTCGCCCAACGTCAAATACATCGCCCGGGACGAAGACGGCGCGGAGCACCCCGAGGTCGAAGACAACCGGCCGCTGCTGAAGGAACTCGAGGGCTTCGGGTTCAAACACCAGGGCTTCGACATGAACTTCGCCAACATCAACTGGATGTTCATCAAGACCCTGGACGGCATCGCGGACGCCGAAGAGCTCATCATGGGAATGAATTACCGGACCCGCAAGGCCATCCGGAAGGCCGAAAAAAACGGTGTGTACCTGGAGCAGGCCACGCTGGAAACATTGGACGACTTCTACAACGCGCTGAAGACCGCCGGCGACGAGAAGGGCTTCACCTACCGCGAACGCGAGTACTACGAGCAACTGCTGCGCAACACCTCCGATGAGTTCACCAAGCTCATGATGGCCAAGATCAACATCCCGGAATACCGCGCCTCCATCACTGAGCGACTCGAGGCGGAATCCAAGAACCTCGCGGACCTGAAACGCGAAGTGGAGGAGACCGGCAGCAAGAAAAAGGCCAATAAGGTCAAGGTTGTCCAAGACCTGGTGGACAGCTACGAGCGCAGCCTCAAGGACATCGAGCGCTTCCCGGATTCCGTGGGAGTTGCCACCGTGGCGGCCATCCATTTCGCTTGCTCGGGGGACGAACTCACCTGCGTCATTGGTGGCACCGTGCAGGATTACATCTACTTCAACGGTGCCACGTCCCTGTACTGGGGCATGATGCTTCACGCCCTGAACAACGGCTACTCGCGGTACAACTTCTATGGCACATTCGGCATCCAGGGGCAGGATGAATCGGGCCATGGTGGGTACGAGTTCAAGAAGGGCTTTGGCGGAGAGGTGGTCCAGCTCATCGGCGACTTCGTTGCTCCCGTCAGTCCGGTCAAGTACACCGCCTACCGGGTGGCCAGGAAGCTTGCAGGAGCCGCCCAGACCGTTTTGGGAAACTTGCGGGAACCGGCAAAACTGCCGGTGATCGGAAAGTTCCTCAGGAAGAACTAA
- a CDS encoding lipid II:glycine glycyltransferase FemX — MDTATLREFTARFATAEETDNWDKHVTANPNGGNMLQSDAYAAVKDGNGWLVRRLVIETAEYSSYNLLLEKNFPVLGRLWYLIKGPDAESVEDIKPMLDAVATLARERKLNVFTVKIEPDVVESPEVAAQLKAAGLVKAPNIQSNDSTAILDIRKPSNEVLRSISSRARNAVRRAEREGCEVIQEEAGEESYKKLYALMQNTVNAKGAMPLRSYDYYAKFWNEFSSRGQGHFFFVYEDGQPSVGAFVINYGSKATYKDGGSTQNRKRYGDSHLTQWAAIQRMQELGCVEYDFCGTPSAARIKDKTHPLYGMGLFKTSFTKTVTDFVGCYDLVLSPLRYKLWLKGGEKVLRRLEIMRTGGQFY; from the coding sequence TTGGACACGGCCACCTTGCGAGAATTTACCGCCCGCTTTGCCACCGCCGAGGAAACCGATAACTGGGACAAGCACGTCACGGCCAACCCGAACGGCGGCAACATGCTGCAGTCGGACGCTTATGCCGCGGTTAAGGACGGTAACGGCTGGCTGGTCCGGCGGCTCGTCATCGAGACTGCTGAGTACTCCAGCTACAACCTGCTGCTGGAGAAAAATTTCCCTGTCTTGGGACGCCTTTGGTACCTGATCAAGGGCCCCGACGCAGAGTCCGTCGAAGACATCAAACCGATGCTGGACGCCGTCGCAACCCTGGCCAGGGAACGGAAGCTGAACGTCTTCACCGTCAAGATAGAGCCCGACGTCGTGGAGTCACCTGAGGTGGCTGCGCAACTAAAGGCGGCTGGGCTGGTTAAGGCTCCCAACATCCAGTCCAACGACTCCACCGCGATTCTGGATATCAGGAAGCCCTCCAACGAGGTCCTCCGCAGCATCTCTTCCCGTGCCCGCAATGCTGTAAGAAGGGCAGAGCGCGAGGGGTGCGAAGTCATCCAGGAAGAGGCCGGCGAAGAGAGCTACAAGAAGCTGTACGCTCTCATGCAGAACACCGTGAACGCCAAGGGTGCCATGCCGTTGCGCAGCTACGATTACTACGCCAAATTCTGGAACGAGTTCAGCAGCCGCGGGCAGGGGCACTTCTTCTTCGTCTACGAGGACGGCCAGCCTAGCGTAGGTGCCTTCGTGATCAACTACGGATCCAAAGCTACGTATAAGGACGGCGGCTCCACCCAGAACCGCAAGCGATACGGGGATTCGCACCTGACACAATGGGCGGCCATCCAGCGCATGCAGGAACTCGGATGCGTCGAATACGACTTCTGCGGCACTCCGTCCGCAGCTCGAATCAAAGACAAAACCCACCCGCTGTACGGCATGGGCTTGTTCAAGACGAGCTTCACCAAGACCGTCACGGACTTTGTCGGCTGTTATGACCTCGTCCTGAGTCCTCTCCGGTACAAGCTCTGGCTCAAGGGCGGAGAGAAGGTCCTCCGCCGGCTCGAGATCATGCGCACGGGTGGTCAGTTCTACTGA
- a CDS encoding threonine/serine ThrE exporter family protein — MTERPEGNGGRPHTDGLPKTQPLRPSQVRQNAYAKRMLMRLVQGDSPPTAPMNIVDRLAGSPYANPTIQVVGVDASARKTIDFALHLAEAMFRYGAGALEVETSMIAVTAALGLKNVEVDITNQSVAINYAPKDQTPITLLRVVRSWTNNYAGLAQVHQLVSDIVAGGVGRDEAVRRLNEITRSAKPFPRWMVTVAFGVFAAVFVGVLGGGPGASALAFASNMLISLLARQLIRWRTPDFFVTMASSFVVTFVALMLRWAGADVAPSIVVAGGILLLLPTGRLVSSVQDAINGFPVTAAGRFLSTLLTFGAIVAGIGVAVVVGTLMGSQVLDVTNTFPPAYPLWGQAILIAIAVVAIGVTEQTQMRLLLPTAAVGLAGFFVLWGVGELGLGDRLSPAISAVIIGLLGRVVALKLGAPQLVVAVPAALILLPGLTIFRSMYALTVEGGDILAGAGGMLNAAAIVLGVAAGIVLGDNLARPLTKGLSSNERRRVRRR, encoded by the coding sequence ATGACTGAACGCCCCGAGGGCAATGGCGGCAGGCCTCATACGGACGGCTTGCCGAAAACCCAGCCGCTGCGGCCCTCGCAGGTCCGGCAGAATGCGTATGCCAAGCGGATGCTGATGCGCCTGGTGCAAGGTGACAGCCCGCCAACGGCGCCCATGAACATCGTGGACCGCCTGGCCGGGAGCCCTTACGCCAACCCCACCATCCAGGTGGTGGGCGTCGACGCCTCGGCGCGCAAGACCATCGACTTCGCACTGCACCTGGCCGAGGCAATGTTCCGTTACGGGGCCGGTGCGCTTGAGGTCGAAACGAGCATGATCGCGGTGACCGCGGCGTTGGGGCTGAAGAACGTCGAGGTGGACATCACCAACCAGTCGGTGGCCATCAACTACGCGCCGAAGGACCAAACGCCCATCACCCTGTTGCGTGTGGTGAGGTCGTGGACCAATAACTATGCGGGTCTGGCCCAGGTGCACCAGTTGGTTTCGGATATTGTCGCCGGGGGAGTGGGACGGGACGAGGCCGTTCGACGGCTCAACGAGATCACGCGCAGCGCCAAGCCCTTCCCCCGCTGGATGGTCACTGTGGCGTTCGGTGTGTTTGCCGCCGTGTTCGTCGGGGTGCTTGGCGGTGGTCCCGGAGCTTCAGCCCTGGCTTTTGCCTCCAACATGTTGATCAGCCTCCTGGCGCGCCAGCTGATTCGCTGGCGGACTCCGGACTTCTTCGTCACCATGGCCAGTTCTTTTGTGGTCACCTTTGTTGCTTTGATGCTGCGTTGGGCGGGTGCGGACGTAGCTCCGTCCATTGTGGTGGCCGGAGGCATCCTCCTGCTGCTCCCCACGGGCAGGCTTGTTTCGTCGGTACAGGATGCGATTAACGGCTTTCCGGTCACGGCAGCAGGCCGCTTCCTGTCCACCCTGCTGACTTTCGGCGCGATCGTGGCGGGCATCGGCGTCGCTGTGGTGGTTGGAACCCTGATGGGCAGCCAGGTCCTGGACGTCACCAATACTTTCCCGCCGGCCTACCCGTTGTGGGGACAGGCGATCCTCATTGCGATCGCCGTGGTGGCCATCGGTGTCACCGAACAGACACAGATGCGGCTGTTACTTCCGACGGCGGCAGTCGGGCTGGCGGGCTTCTTCGTTTTGTGGGGGGTTGGCGAACTCGGTCTTGGCGACCGTTTGTCGCCCGCCATTTCGGCGGTGATCATTGGCTTGCTGGGCCGCGTTGTGGCCCTGAAGCTTGGCGCCCCGCAGCTGGTGGTCGCGGTTCCGGCAGCGTTGATCCTTCTGCCGGGCCTCACGATCTTCCGGTCAATGTATGCCTTGACAGTCGAAGGCGGCGACATCCTGGCGGGTGCCGGTGGCATGCTCAATGCGGCGGCGATTGTCCTTGGCGTCGCAGCCGGCATTGTGCTTGGCGACAACCTGGCCCGACCCTTGACGAAGGGCCTGTCCAGCAACGAGCGGCGCAGGGTGCGGCGCCGGTAA
- a CDS encoding DUF3263 domain-containing protein, with translation MAEPAPESMAEQGTGFALADLAAGVREDSPLSEREQQILALERQWWKYAGAKEQAIRELFDLSATHYYQILNALIDTEDALAHDPMLVKRLRRLRTSRQRARTARRLGSDA, from the coding sequence GTGGCCGAACCCGCGCCGGAATCGATGGCGGAGCAGGGCACCGGTTTCGCCCTTGCAGACCTGGCCGCAGGTGTTCGGGAAGATTCTCCGTTGAGTGAGCGCGAGCAGCAGATACTGGCCCTGGAGCGGCAGTGGTGGAAGTACGCCGGGGCCAAGGAACAGGCCATCCGCGAACTGTTTGATCTCTCCGCTACGCACTATTACCAGATCCTGAATGCGCTGATCGATACCGAGGACGCCTTGGCCCACGATCCCATGCTGGTCAAGAGACTGCGTAGACTACGTACGTCGCGCCAGCGTGCGCGCACAGCGCGTCGCTTGGGGTCCGACGCATAA
- a CDS encoding uracil-DNA glycosylase, with protein MTGEEALFDLEPASPSGQGFDELLDTPLEDLMAPDWAQALSPVEPQLRAALGFVAAQAGLGAQVLPAAGNVLRAFRQPLADVKVLILGQDPYPTPGHAVGLSFSVSRETRPIPRSLANIYRELHDDLGLPPRVHGDLSAWAGQGVLLLNRVLSVNAGNAGSHRGKGWETITTAAVKAVVNRTDADGQPKPLVAVLWGKDAESVGPLLNGAPSIVSAHPSPLSASRGFFGSKPFSRTNELLREQGAEPVDWELPVL; from the coding sequence GTGACTGGTGAGGAAGCGCTCTTTGACTTGGAACCTGCAAGCCCCTCGGGTCAGGGCTTTGATGAACTGTTGGACACGCCGCTGGAGGACTTGATGGCGCCGGACTGGGCGCAGGCCCTGAGCCCGGTTGAGCCGCAGCTTCGCGCGGCACTGGGCTTCGTCGCTGCGCAGGCCGGGCTGGGAGCGCAGGTTCTTCCCGCCGCCGGCAATGTGCTGAGGGCTTTTCGTCAGCCGCTGGCCGACGTCAAGGTCCTGATACTGGGACAGGACCCGTACCCCACGCCGGGACACGCCGTCGGGCTTTCCTTCTCCGTCTCCCGGGAGACGCGGCCCATCCCCCGGAGCCTGGCCAATATCTACCGCGAACTCCACGACGACCTTGGGCTGCCGCCACGCGTCCACGGCGACCTCAGTGCCTGGGCGGGCCAGGGAGTGCTGCTGTTGAACCGCGTCCTCAGCGTGAATGCCGGGAACGCAGGCTCGCACCGCGGCAAGGGATGGGAAACCATCACGACGGCGGCCGTCAAGGCCGTGGTGAACCGCACCGACGCCGACGGGCAGCCTAAGCCGCTCGTGGCCGTTCTTTGGGGGAAGGACGCGGAGTCCGTGGGGCCACTGCTGAACGGGGCACCGTCTATTGTGTCCGCACATCCAAGTCCGTTGTCGGCGTCCCGCGGATTTTTTGGGTCCAAGCCCTTCAGCCGGACGAACGAGCTGCTGCGTGAACAGGGCGCCGAACCCGTCGACTGGGAACTCCCCGTCCTGTAA
- a CDS encoding ribonuclease HI family protein, which produces MTIIAAADGSALGNPGPAGWAWYVDDSCWRAGGWPHGTNNMGELMAVLDLFRSTAHIPHEELRILCDSQYVINCITKWMPGWKRKGWRKADGKPVLNVDLLKDIDRAIAGRKYTFEWVKGHAGHELNEAADERARAVATAYQQGVAAPTGPGFSGASGAAAEPVPVHAAPAAASAAAPASAPAAKAPAPSSPLPASKLDRAPRLHSEPTLFGESGIFGQADLFSELEDAAAPELTPEELVVALERELLRPDVRADIGRIGVLLHPDFAEIGQSGRFWTRDAMMVALEEDPGEHVELELLSADRLSENTILLNYRSLAHSGSALRSSVWLLERGQWRLRFHQGTPES; this is translated from the coding sequence ATGACGATTATTGCTGCCGCCGATGGTTCTGCCCTCGGTAATCCCGGGCCGGCCGGATGGGCCTGGTATGTTGACGACTCTTGTTGGCGCGCCGGTGGATGGCCCCACGGAACCAACAACATGGGCGAACTAATGGCGGTGCTGGACCTCTTCCGTTCCACCGCCCACATTCCGCACGAAGAGCTGCGGATTCTCTGCGACAGCCAATATGTCATCAACTGCATCACCAAGTGGATGCCGGGGTGGAAACGCAAGGGTTGGCGCAAGGCCGACGGTAAGCCCGTGTTGAATGTCGATCTCCTCAAGGACATCGATCGCGCGATCGCAGGGCGCAAGTACACCTTTGAATGGGTCAAGGGCCATGCAGGCCATGAGCTCAACGAGGCCGCGGACGAACGCGCCAGGGCCGTTGCAACCGCCTATCAGCAAGGCGTGGCAGCGCCCACCGGCCCCGGTTTCTCCGGAGCCTCCGGAGCAGCTGCCGAGCCTGTCCCTGTGCACGCGGCACCAGCCGCAGCATCGGCCGCAGCTCCAGCTTCAGCCCCGGCCGCCAAGGCGCCTGCCCCCTCCAGCCCCCTGCCTGCCTCGAAGCTGGACCGGGCTCCACGGCTGCATTCGGAGCCCACTTTGTTCGGTGAATCCGGTATTTTCGGCCAAGCGGACCTGTTCAGTGAGCTGGAAGATGCCGCTGCCCCGGAGCTGACACCGGAAGAACTGGTCGTGGCACTGGAACGGGAGCTCCTCCGCCCTGATGTGCGTGCTGACATCGGGCGGATAGGCGTCCTGCTTCATCCGGACTTCGCGGAGATCGGCCAGTCAGGCAGGTTCTGGACCCGCGACGCGATGATGGTGGCACTGGAGGAAGATCCCGGCGAGCACGTGGAACTGGAACTGCTCAGCGCGGACCGTCTGAGTGAAAACACGATCCTGCTCAACTACAGGAGCCTCGCGCACTCGGGTTCGGCGCTCCGAAGCTCGGTCTGGCTGTTGGAACGCGGACAGTGGAGGCTCCGCTTCCATCAGGGGACGCCGGAGAGCTGA
- a CDS encoding cold-shock protein — translation MALGTVKWFNAEKGYGFITVDDSGDDVFVHWSAIQMDGYRALEEGQRVEFELGEGLKGPQAESVRVA, via the coding sequence ATGGCTTTGGGGACCGTCAAGTGGTTCAACGCCGAAAAAGGGTACGGCTTCATCACTGTGGATGATTCCGGCGACGACGTTTTTGTCCATTGGTCGGCGATCCAGATGGACGGTTACCGCGCCTTGGAAGAGGGGCAACGCGTGGAGTTCGAACTCGGCGAAGGCCTCAAGGGGCCGCAGGCTGAAAGCGTGCGTGTAGCCTAG
- a CDS encoding LytR C-terminal domain-containing protein, whose product MTKYAKDEFDRVPQNTSRQGVHRDATETPRPTLWPVLTVGAVALVLGLVAFLILPRLGIVAPSASSSTSTPAAQQSEAAPSATPTTSESAPIASGEPTPDTTASESPSATPSPAPVDKTTAVAVYNGTATAGLASRVAGLVQGDGWALGAVGNWGGLPQQTSVVFYNAPEQKANADAVASLLGITTVVESPDVQQPLVVVVGPGYQ is encoded by the coding sequence ATGACCAAATATGCCAAGGATGAATTCGACCGGGTTCCGCAAAACACGTCCCGTCAGGGTGTGCACAGGGACGCCACGGAAACGCCGCGGCCTACTCTGTGGCCGGTCCTCACTGTGGGCGCCGTGGCCTTGGTCCTTGGCCTGGTGGCGTTCCTGATCCTTCCGCGGCTGGGCATCGTGGCGCCCTCGGCATCTTCCAGCACCTCGACGCCGGCCGCACAGCAGAGCGAGGCGGCACCTTCGGCAACACCCACGACGTCGGAGAGCGCGCCTATCGCTTCGGGCGAACCCACTCCGGACACGACTGCCTCGGAGTCGCCGTCTGCAACGCCATCACCGGCTCCTGTGGACAAGACCACCGCAGTGGCTGTTTACAACGGCACTGCCACCGCCGGGCTGGCCAGCCGCGTCGCCGGGTTGGTTCAGGGAGACGGCTGGGCTCTGGGCGCGGTGGGAAACTGGGGAGGACTTCCGCAGCAGACGTCCGTGGTCTTCTACAACGCTCCGGAGCAGAAGGCGAACGCCGATGCCGTAGCTTCCCTGCTGGGCATCACCACCGTTGTGGAGTCCCCGGACGTGCAGCAGCCCCTGGTCGTCGTAGTGGGACCCGGCTACCAGTAA
- the groL gene encoding chaperonin GroEL (60 kDa chaperone family; promotes refolding of misfolded polypeptides especially under stressful conditions; forms two stacked rings of heptamers to form a barrel-shaped 14mer; ends can be capped by GroES; misfolded proteins enter the barrel where they are refolded when GroES binds) encodes MAKIIAFDEEARRGLERGLNTLADAVKVTLGPRGRNVVLEKKWGAPTITNDGVSIAKEIELDDPYEKIGAELVKEVAKKTDDVAGDGTTTATVLAQALVKEGLRNVAAGADPLSLKRGIEKAVDAVISELLASAKEIETKEEIAATASISAGDQEIGALIAEALDKVGKEGVITVEESNTFGLELELTEGMRFDKGYISAYFVTDAERQETVLEDPYILIVNSKISNVKELVTVLEKVMQSNKPLLIIAEDIEGEALATLIVNKIRGTFKSVAVKAPGFGDRRKAQLADIAILTGGQVISEEVGLKLENAGLELLGTARKVVVTKDETTIVEGAGDAEQIAGRVAQIRAEIENSDSDYDREKLQERLAKLAGGVAVIKAGAATEVELKERKHRIEDAVRNAKAAVEEGIVAGGGVALIQAGAKAFANLTLQGDEATGANIVKVAIDAPLKQIAFNAGMEPGVVVDKVRGLPSGHGLNAASGVYEDLLAAGVNDPVKVTRSALQNAASIAGLFLTTEAVVADKPEKNAPAPGGDEMGGMGGF; translated from the coding sequence ATGGCCAAGATCATTGCATTTGATGAAGAGGCACGCCGCGGCCTCGAGCGGGGCCTGAACACCCTCGCTGACGCCGTCAAGGTTACCCTCGGCCCGCGTGGACGCAACGTCGTCCTCGAAAAGAAGTGGGGCGCTCCCACGATCACCAACGATGGCGTTTCCATCGCCAAGGAGATCGAGCTGGACGATCCTTACGAGAAGATCGGTGCTGAGCTGGTCAAGGAAGTTGCCAAGAAGACGGATGACGTCGCTGGCGACGGTACCACCACCGCTACTGTCCTCGCACAGGCCCTGGTCAAGGAAGGCCTGCGCAACGTTGCTGCCGGCGCCGACCCGCTGTCCCTGAAGCGCGGCATCGAGAAGGCAGTGGACGCTGTTATCAGCGAACTGCTTGCTTCCGCCAAGGAAATCGAAACCAAGGAAGAGATCGCAGCTACGGCTTCCATCTCCGCCGGTGACCAGGAAATCGGTGCACTGATCGCCGAAGCCCTGGACAAGGTGGGCAAGGAAGGCGTCATCACGGTCGAGGAATCCAACACCTTCGGCCTGGAGCTGGAACTCACCGAGGGCATGCGCTTCGACAAGGGTTACATCTCCGCTTACTTCGTCACCGACGCTGAGCGCCAGGAAACGGTCCTCGAAGACCCGTACATCCTGATCGTCAACTCCAAGATCTCCAACGTGAAGGAACTCGTCACGGTTCTGGAGAAGGTCATGCAGTCCAACAAGCCGCTGCTGATCATCGCCGAAGACATCGAGGGCGAGGCCCTGGCCACCCTGATCGTCAACAAGATCCGTGGCACCTTCAAGTCCGTTGCCGTCAAGGCTCCGGGCTTCGGTGACCGCCGCAAGGCCCAGCTGGCCGACATCGCCATCCTCACCGGTGGCCAGGTCATCTCCGAAGAGGTAGGCCTCAAGCTGGAGAACGCTGGACTGGAACTCCTCGGCACCGCCCGCAAGGTTGTTGTCACCAAGGACGAGACCACCATCGTTGAAGGTGCTGGCGACGCCGAGCAGATCGCCGGCCGTGTTGCCCAGATCCGCGCCGAGATCGAGAACTCCGATTCCGACTACGACCGCGAGAAGCTGCAGGAACGCCTGGCCAAGCTGGCCGGCGGCGTTGCAGTCATCAAGGCCGGTGCCGCTACCGAAGTTGAGCTCAAGGAACGCAAGCACCGTATTGAGGACGCCGTCCGCAACGCGAAGGCTGCCGTTGAAGAAGGCATCGTTGCCGGTGGTGGTGTTGCCCTCATCCAGGCGGGCGCCAAGGCATTCGCCAACCTCACGCTGCAGGGTGACGAGGCAACGGGTGCCAACATCGTCAAGGTTGCCATCGACGCACCGCTGAAGCAGATCGCTTTCAACGCAGGCATGGAGCCGGGCGTTGTGGTGGACAAGGTTCGCGGCCTGCCTTCCGGCCACGGCTTGAACGCTGCCTCCGGCGTCTACGAAGACCTGCTGGCTGCCGGCGTCAACGACCCCGTAAAGGTCACCCGTTCGGCCCTCCAGAACGCAGCTTCCATCGCTGGTCTCTTCCTGACCACCGAGGCTGTTGTTGCTGACAAGCCGGAGAAGAACGCTCCGGCTCCGGGCGGCGACGAGATGGGCGGCATGGGCGGCTTCTAA
- a CDS encoding IS481 family transposase, which produces MSYVTHANADLTPKARAKLARLVVEEGWTLRRAAERFQCSPATAKKWVDRYRVRGEDGMADASSRPRRSPKRTPVRTERRIVGLRFNRRWGPHRIAAHLGLARSTVGKVLTRYRMPRLACLDQGTGLPVRTPAPQRYEHENPGDLIHVDIKKLGRIPDGGGHRALGRAKGQRNRRAGTGYAYLHHAVDDHTRLAYSEILNDEKKETAAAFWLRAAAFFAAHGITVKAVLTDNGSCYRSRTFAAALRPHLKHRRTRPYRPQTNGKVERFNRTLATEWAYARPYTSETERAATYPAWLHHYNHHRTHTGIGGKTPISRVHNLSGNYS; this is translated from the coding sequence TTGTCCTACGTTACCCATGCCAACGCCGATCTGACACCTAAGGCCAGGGCGAAGCTGGCCCGTTTGGTCGTTGAGGAGGGCTGGACGTTGCGCCGGGCCGCGGAACGTTTTCAATGCTCACCAGCGACGGCCAAGAAGTGGGTGGACCGCTACAGGGTCCGTGGTGAGGACGGCATGGCTGACGCGTCCTCCCGCCCGCGGCGGAGCCCGAAACGCACCCCCGTACGCACCGAACGCCGCATTGTGGGGTTGAGGTTCAATCGGCGGTGGGGACCGCACCGGATAGCGGCCCACCTGGGCTTGGCCCGCTCCACCGTCGGCAAGGTCCTGACCCGGTACCGGATGCCCCGGCTGGCCTGCCTGGATCAGGGCACCGGTCTGCCCGTTCGCACACCTGCACCGCAGCGCTACGAGCACGAGAACCCCGGAGACCTGATCCACGTGGACATCAAGAAGCTTGGGCGCATCCCCGACGGCGGCGGACACCGCGCCCTCGGACGCGCCAAGGGGCAGCGGAACCGCCGTGCCGGGACCGGTTATGCCTACCTGCATCATGCCGTCGATGACCACACCCGGCTCGCGTACTCCGAAATCCTCAACGACGAAAAGAAGGAAACGGCCGCCGCCTTCTGGCTGCGAGCCGCCGCATTCTTCGCCGCCCACGGCATCACCGTCAAAGCGGTGCTCACGGACAACGGGTCCTGCTACCGCTCCCGGACCTTCGCAGCAGCCCTGAGACCGCACCTCAAACACCGGCGCACCCGCCCCTACCGACCCCAAACCAACGGCAAGGTGGAACGCTTCAACCGCACCCTCGCCACCGAATGGGCCTACGCCCGGCCCTACACCTCAGAAACCGAGCGCGCCGCCACCTACCCGGCATGGCTCCACCATTACAATCATCACCGAACCCATACCGGCATCGGAGGCAAAACCCCCATCAGCCGCGTTCACAACCTCAGTGGGAATTACAGCTAG
- a CDS encoding siderophore-interacting protein, producing the protein MNAALPATSSADRKTRPQVNLTVLRKEQLSPHMIRIIAGGPGFKDYAHNEYVDRYVKIVFPQPGVDYELPLDLWAIRESMPREQWPHTRTYTIRWVNLEAQELAIDFVVHGDEGLAGPWAAAAEPGDALTFTGPGGAYNPAPDADWYLFAGDDAAIPAIAASIEALTPEARGVAFLEVDSADDVLQITAPAGVELHWLQRNGVLAGSSELLLESLRTMEWLPGRVDVFAHGERGYMKGLREIFFVQRGLERSQVSLSGYWAQGRVEEVFQAEKKLPVGKI; encoded by the coding sequence ATGAATGCCGCCCTTCCCGCCACTTCGTCCGCCGACCGCAAGACGCGCCCCCAAGTCAACCTGACGGTGCTGCGCAAGGAGCAGTTGTCACCGCACATGATCCGGATCATCGCGGGCGGCCCGGGATTCAAGGACTACGCGCACAACGAGTACGTGGACAGGTACGTCAAGATCGTTTTTCCGCAGCCGGGCGTCGACTACGAGCTGCCGCTGGACCTGTGGGCCATCCGGGAATCCATGCCCCGCGAGCAGTGGCCCCATACCCGGACCTACACCATCCGCTGGGTCAACCTTGAAGCGCAGGAACTTGCCATCGACTTTGTGGTCCACGGCGATGAAGGCCTCGCCGGCCCTTGGGCAGCGGCGGCTGAACCCGGTGACGCGCTGACCTTCACAGGGCCCGGGGGTGCCTACAATCCGGCACCCGACGCCGACTGGTACCTCTTTGCCGGGGATGACGCCGCGATTCCGGCGATCGCCGCGTCCATTGAGGCGCTGACACCGGAGGCGCGGGGCGTGGCGTTCCTGGAAGTAGACAGCGCCGACGACGTCCTTCAAATCACCGCCCCCGCCGGCGTCGAACTGCACTGGCTGCAGCGGAACGGGGTACTTGCCGGATCCAGCGAACTGCTGCTCGAATCCCTCCGGACCATGGAATGGCTTCCCGGACGAGTGGACGTCTTCGCTCACGGTGAGCGGGGCTACATGAAGGGCCTCCGCGAGATCTTCTTCGTGCAGCGCGGCCTGGAACGCTCCCAGGTCTCCCTGTCCGGCTATTGGGCCCAGGGTCGGGTAGAGGAAGTGTTCCAGGCCGAGAAGAAACTGCCTGTCGGCAAGATCTAG